The following coding sequences are from one Brienomyrus brachyistius isolate T26 chromosome 2, BBRACH_0.4, whole genome shotgun sequence window:
- the susd1 gene encoding sushi domain-containing protein 1 isoform X28, which translates to MRKDRMFWSTAALSMVFLIHFGFTISTVGMQGVDVCATCHINATCEEKADGHKVCNCMYGFVGNGRTHCQDKDECQIGANKICGNHTACHNTYGSFYCTCLTGYHPSNNMATFIPNDGTFCDDIDECRVQGICGEGAHCSNVQGSFNCRCQVGYRLENGQEPFRPSHDKSHCTAVDCGPPRSAGRAILLSFTGTSYLSQAVFGCSEGFRWKSGNTAAVCGAERVWEGPSLVCEEIKCGDPPVLPHATHQWNGSTAVGTKVEYLCNEGLRPVGGEHTSICGGRGTWTNVTLQCKEVDCGEPPSFPHAAMLWNQSSRVGAQVHYQCRVGFYNAGKGNVSLCTADGYWDPVNILCQEVDCGEPPSLPHAAMLWNQSSRVGAQVHYQCRAGFYNAGKGNVSLCTAGGYWDPVDILCQEVDCGEPPSFPHAAMLWNQSSRVGAQVHYQCRVGFYNAGKGNVSLCTADGYWDPVDILCQALCGPAPQLLHAVVEWQNGTVAVHRCQDGYRSRTGSNISVCDHAQTWHAATLICREVKPPISKVEVFNESCLRWKAEMNGGNQEHYTVQFVGSRAYQKAFQDKQMLVFKSGANRPELCMNLLPGTNYSINITAQTANFSLTVSANTSIQAPPVPHVTFRDVEGSCPTLGLHRTIHPQDAISVYQVFVLLLEGKVVFDCSSPRTPHFYGCREPCQEYITAEVQLAATGRKLFFTVGDQQWYGGYYNAPLENGKDYYIILRAVSQWAGVRKQYCVIWAKVKGASYIIESVTLLTGGSIGLVAFIVLLGYSYTWYCKKQ; encoded by the exons ATGAGGAAGGACAGAATGTTCTGGAGCACAGCAGCACTGAGCATGGTATTCCTTATCCACTTCGGCTTTACCATCTCCACAG TGGGGATGCAAGGTGTGGACGTGTGTGCCACATGTCACATCAATGCCACGTGTGAAGAGAAGGCTGACGGCCACAAAGTCTGCAACTGCATGTATGGCTTTGTGGGAAATGGACGGACGCACTGTCAAG ATAAGGATGAGTGCCAGATTGGAGCCAATAAAATTTGTGGGAATCACACGGCCTGCCACAACACCTATGGCAGTTTCTACTGCACCTGTCTGACTGGCTACCACCCCTCCAACAACATGGCAACCTTCATTCCAAACGACGGCACCTTCTGCGATG ATATTGATGAGTGTCGGGTGCAGGGGATTTGCGGAGAGGGTGCACATTGCAGCAATGTTCAGGGTAGTTTTAACTGCCGATGCCAGGTTGGATACCGACTCGAGAATGGACAGGAACCCTTCCGGCCCAGCCATGACAAATCACACTGCACAG CTGTCGACTGTGGGCCGCCTCGAAGCGCTGGCCGCGCCATCCTGCTCTCATTCACGGGAACAAGCTACCTTAGCCAGGCTGTGTTTGGCTGTTCGGAAGGATTCCGCTGGAAGAGCGGGAACACAGCAGCAGTTTGTGGAGCTGAAAGAGTGTGGGAAGGCCCCAGCCTGGTGTGTGAAG AGATTAAGTGTGGAGATCCACCAGTGTTACCCCATGCTACCCACCAGTGGAATGGCAGCACAGCTGTGGGCACCAAGGTGGAGTATCTCTGTAATGAAGGCTTACGGCCTGTGGGTGGAGAACACACGTCAATCTGTGGAGGACGTGGTACATGGACAAATGTGACTCTCCAGTGCAAAG AGGTTGACTGTGGTGAGCCCCCCTCATTTCCCCATGCTGCTATGTTGTGGAATCAGAGCAGCAGGGTTGGTGCTCAG GTGCACTACCAGTGCCGTGTTGGATTTTATAATGCGGGGAAAG GCAATGTCTCACTGTGTACTGCTGACGGTTACTGGGATCCTGTAAATATACTCTGCCAAG AGGTTGACTGTGGTGAGCCCCCCTCATTGCCCCATGCTGCTATGTTGTGGAATCAGAGCAGTAGGGTTGGTGCTCAGGTGCACTACCAGTGCCGTGCTGGATTTTATAATGCAGGGAAAGGCAATGTCTCACTGTGTACTGCTGGCGGTTACTGGGATCCCGTAGATATACTCTGCCAAG AGGTTGACTGTGGTGAGCCCCCCTCATTTCCCCATGCTGCTATGTTGTGGAATCAGAGCAGCAGGGTTGGTGCTCAGGTGCACTACCAGTGCCGTGTTGGATTTTACAATGCGGGGAAAGGCAATGTCTCACTGTGTACTGCTGACGGTTACTGGGATCCCGTAGATATACTCTGCCAAG CACTGTGTGGTCCTGCTCCCCAGTTGCTCCACGCTGTGGTGGAGTGGCAAAATGGCACAGTGGCGGTACATCGTTGTCAGGATGGATACCGCAGTAGGACAGGAAGCAACATATctgtgtgtgaccatgcccagaCCTGGCACGCTGCCACCCTCATCTGCAGGG AGGTTAAGCCACCCATCAGTAAAGTGGAGGTGTTTAACGAGAGCTGCCTGCGGTGGAAGGCTGAGATGAATGGTGGAAACCAGGAACACTACACC GTTCAGTTTGTGGGATCCAGGGCTTATCAGAAGGCATTCCAGGACAAACAGATGCTGGTCTTCAAATCAGGAGCTAACAGACCTGAACTCTGTATGAACCTGCTGCCAGGAACCAACTActccataaacatcacagcaCAGACTGCAAATTTCTCACTCACCGTCTCCGCCAACACCAGTATACAAG CTCCTCCAGTCCCTCATGTCACCTTCAGAGATGTAGAAGGTTCCTGTCCTACCCTTGGACTCCACAGGACCATCCACCCACAGGATGCAATTAG TGTGTACCAGGTTTTCGTGCTGCTGCTTGAGGGGAAGGTTGTGTTTGACTGCTCCTCTCCGCGCACTCCACACTTTTACGGCTGCCGGGAGCCGTGCCAGGAGTACATAACGGCAGAGGTCCAGCTGGCTGCAACTGGAAGAAAGCTTTTCTTCACTGTGGGGGACCAGCAGTGGTATGGGGGGTACTACAATGCCCCCCTGGAGAATGGCAAAGACTACTACATAATACTGCGTGCCGTCAGTCAGTGGGCAGGG GTCAGAAAGCAGTACTGTGTAATCTGGGCAAAAGTCAAGG GTGCATCCTACATCATTGAATCAGTGACTCTCTTAACTGGGGGATCCATTGGATTGGTTGCATTCATAGTACTTCTGGGATATTCATATACCTG GTACTGTAAGAAGCAATAA
- the susd1 gene encoding sushi domain-containing protein 1 isoform X29, whose protein sequence is MRKDRMFWSTAALSMVFLIHFGFTISTVGMQGVDVCATCHINATCEEKADGHKVCNCMYGFVGNGRTHCQDKDECQIGANKICGNHTACHNTYGSFYCTCLTGYHPSNNMATFIPNDGTFCDDIDECRVQGICGEGAHCSNVQGSFNCRCQVGYRLENGQEPFRPSHDKSHCTAVDCGPPRSAGRAILLSFTGTSYLSQAVFGCSEGFRWKSGNTAAVCGAERVWEGPSLVCEEIKCGDPPVLPHATHQWNGSTAVGTKVEYLCNEGLRPVGGEHTSICGGRGTWTNVTLQCKEVDCGEPPSFPHAAMLWNQSSRVGAQVHYQCCAGFYNAGKGNVSLCTADGYWDPVDILCQEVDCGEPPSFPHAAMLWNQSSRVGAQVHYQCRVGFYNAGKGNVSLCTADGYWDPVDILCQALCGPAPQLLHAVVEWQNGTVAVHRCQDGYRSRTGSNISVCDHAQTWHAATLICREVKPPISKVEVFNESCLRWKAEMNGGNQEHYTVQFVGSRAYQKAFQDKQMLVFKSGANRPELCMNLLPGTNYSINITAQTANFSLTVSANTSIQAPPVPHVTFRDVEGSCPTLGLHRTIHPQDAISVYQVFVLLLEGKVVFDCSSPRTPHFYGCREPCQEYITAEVQLAATGRKLFFTVGDQQWYGGYYNAPLENGKDYYIILRAVSQWAGVRKQYCVIWAKVKGASYIIESVTLLTGGSIGLVAFIVLLGYSYTWYCKKQ, encoded by the exons ATGAGGAAGGACAGAATGTTCTGGAGCACAGCAGCACTGAGCATGGTATTCCTTATCCACTTCGGCTTTACCATCTCCACAG TGGGGATGCAAGGTGTGGACGTGTGTGCCACATGTCACATCAATGCCACGTGTGAAGAGAAGGCTGACGGCCACAAAGTCTGCAACTGCATGTATGGCTTTGTGGGAAATGGACGGACGCACTGTCAAG ATAAGGATGAGTGCCAGATTGGAGCCAATAAAATTTGTGGGAATCACACGGCCTGCCACAACACCTATGGCAGTTTCTACTGCACCTGTCTGACTGGCTACCACCCCTCCAACAACATGGCAACCTTCATTCCAAACGACGGCACCTTCTGCGATG ATATTGATGAGTGTCGGGTGCAGGGGATTTGCGGAGAGGGTGCACATTGCAGCAATGTTCAGGGTAGTTTTAACTGCCGATGCCAGGTTGGATACCGACTCGAGAATGGACAGGAACCCTTCCGGCCCAGCCATGACAAATCACACTGCACAG CTGTCGACTGTGGGCCGCCTCGAAGCGCTGGCCGCGCCATCCTGCTCTCATTCACGGGAACAAGCTACCTTAGCCAGGCTGTGTTTGGCTGTTCGGAAGGATTCCGCTGGAAGAGCGGGAACACAGCAGCAGTTTGTGGAGCTGAAAGAGTGTGGGAAGGCCCCAGCCTGGTGTGTGAAG AGATTAAGTGTGGAGATCCACCAGTGTTACCCCATGCTACCCACCAGTGGAATGGCAGCACAGCTGTGGGCACCAAGGTGGAGTATCTCTGTAATGAAGGCTTACGGCCTGTGGGTGGAGAACACACGTCAATCTGTGGAGGACGTGGTACATGGACAAATGTGACTCTCCAGTGCAAAG AGGTTGACTGTGGTGAGCCCCCCTCATTTCCCCATGCTGCTATGTTGTGGAATCAGAGCAGCAGGGTTGGTGCTCAGGTGCACTACCAGTGCTGTGCTGGATTTTACAATGCGGGGAAAGGCAATGTCTCACTGTGTACTGCTGACGGTTACTGGGATCCCGTAGATATACTCTGTCAAG AGGTTGACTGTGGTGAGCCCCCCTCATTTCCCCATGCTGCTATGTTGTGGAATCAGAGCAGCAGGGTTGGTGCTCAGGTGCACTACCAGTGCCGTGTTGGATTTTACAATGCGGGGAAAGGCAATGTCTCACTGTGTACTGCTGACGGTTACTGGGATCCCGTAGATATACTCTGCCAAG CACTGTGTGGTCCTGCTCCCCAGTTGCTCCACGCTGTGGTGGAGTGGCAAAATGGCACAGTGGCGGTACATCGTTGTCAGGATGGATACCGCAGTAGGACAGGAAGCAACATATctgtgtgtgaccatgcccagaCCTGGCACGCTGCCACCCTCATCTGCAGGG AGGTTAAGCCACCCATCAGTAAAGTGGAGGTGTTTAACGAGAGCTGCCTGCGGTGGAAGGCTGAGATGAATGGTGGAAACCAGGAACACTACACC GTTCAGTTTGTGGGATCCAGGGCTTATCAGAAGGCATTCCAGGACAAACAGATGCTGGTCTTCAAATCAGGAGCTAACAGACCTGAACTCTGTATGAACCTGCTGCCAGGAACCAACTActccataaacatcacagcaCAGACTGCAAATTTCTCACTCACCGTCTCCGCCAACACCAGTATACAAG CTCCTCCAGTCCCTCATGTCACCTTCAGAGATGTAGAAGGTTCCTGTCCTACCCTTGGACTCCACAGGACCATCCACCCACAGGATGCAATTAG TGTGTACCAGGTTTTCGTGCTGCTGCTTGAGGGGAAGGTTGTGTTTGACTGCTCCTCTCCGCGCACTCCACACTTTTACGGCTGCCGGGAGCCGTGCCAGGAGTACATAACGGCAGAGGTCCAGCTGGCTGCAACTGGAAGAAAGCTTTTCTTCACTGTGGGGGACCAGCAGTGGTATGGGGGGTACTACAATGCCCCCCTGGAGAATGGCAAAGACTACTACATAATACTGCGTGCCGTCAGTCAGTGGGCAGGG GTCAGAAAGCAGTACTGTGTAATCTGGGCAAAAGTCAAGG GTGCATCCTACATCATTGAATCAGTGACTCTCTTAACTGGGGGATCCATTGGATTGGTTGCATTCATAGTACTTCTGGGATATTCATATACCTG GTACTGTAAGAAGCAATAA
- the susd1 gene encoding sushi domain-containing protein 1 isoform X33, which yields MRKDRMFWSTAALSMVFLIHFGFTISTVGMQGVDVCATCHINATCEEKADGHKVCNCMYGFVGNGRTHCQDKDECQIGANKICGNHTACHNTYGSFYCTCLTGYHPSNNMATFIPNDGTFCDDIDECRVQGICGEGAHCSNVQGSFNCRCQVGYRLENGQEPFRPSHDKSHCTAVDCGPPRSAGRAILLSFTGTSYLSQAVFGCSEGFRWKSGNTAAVCGAERVWEGPSLVCEEIKCGDPPVLPHATHQWNGSTAVGTKVEYLCNEGLRPVGGEHTSICGGRGTWTNVTLQCKEVDCGEPPSFPHAAMLWNQSSRVGAQVHYQCRVGFYNAGKGNVSLCTADGYWDPVDILCQALCGPAPQLLHAVVEWQNGTVAVHRCQDGYRSRTGSNISVCDHAQTWHAATLICREVKPPISKVEVFNESCLRWKAEMNGGNQEHYTVQFVGSRAYQKAFQDKQMLVFKSGANRPELCMNLLPGTNYSINITAQTANFSLTVSANTSIQAPPVPHVTFRDVEGSCPTLGLHRTIHPQDAISVYQVFVLLLEGKVVFDCSSPRTPHFYGCREPCQEYITAEVQLAATGRKLFFTVGDQQWYGGYYNAPLENGKDYYIILRAVSQWAGVRKQYCVIWAKVKGASYIIESVTLLTGGSIGLVAFIVLLGYSYTWYCKKQ from the exons ATGAGGAAGGACAGAATGTTCTGGAGCACAGCAGCACTGAGCATGGTATTCCTTATCCACTTCGGCTTTACCATCTCCACAG TGGGGATGCAAGGTGTGGACGTGTGTGCCACATGTCACATCAATGCCACGTGTGAAGAGAAGGCTGACGGCCACAAAGTCTGCAACTGCATGTATGGCTTTGTGGGAAATGGACGGACGCACTGTCAAG ATAAGGATGAGTGCCAGATTGGAGCCAATAAAATTTGTGGGAATCACACGGCCTGCCACAACACCTATGGCAGTTTCTACTGCACCTGTCTGACTGGCTACCACCCCTCCAACAACATGGCAACCTTCATTCCAAACGACGGCACCTTCTGCGATG ATATTGATGAGTGTCGGGTGCAGGGGATTTGCGGAGAGGGTGCACATTGCAGCAATGTTCAGGGTAGTTTTAACTGCCGATGCCAGGTTGGATACCGACTCGAGAATGGACAGGAACCCTTCCGGCCCAGCCATGACAAATCACACTGCACAG CTGTCGACTGTGGGCCGCCTCGAAGCGCTGGCCGCGCCATCCTGCTCTCATTCACGGGAACAAGCTACCTTAGCCAGGCTGTGTTTGGCTGTTCGGAAGGATTCCGCTGGAAGAGCGGGAACACAGCAGCAGTTTGTGGAGCTGAAAGAGTGTGGGAAGGCCCCAGCCTGGTGTGTGAAG AGATTAAGTGTGGAGATCCACCAGTGTTACCCCATGCTACCCACCAGTGGAATGGCAGCACAGCTGTGGGCACCAAGGTGGAGTATCTCTGTAATGAAGGCTTACGGCCTGTGGGTGGAGAACACACGTCAATCTGTGGAGGACGTGGTACATGGACAAATGTGACTCTCCAGTGCAAAG AGGTTGACTGTGGTGAGCCCCCCTCATTTCCCCATGCTGCTATGTTGTGGAATCAGAGCAGCAGGGTTGGTGCTCAGGTGCACTACCAGTGCCGTGTTGGATTTTACAATGCGGGGAAAGGCAATGTCTCACTGTGTACTGCTGACGGTTACTGGGATCCCGTAGATATACTCTGCCAAG CACTGTGTGGTCCTGCTCCCCAGTTGCTCCACGCTGTGGTGGAGTGGCAAAATGGCACAGTGGCGGTACATCGTTGTCAGGATGGATACCGCAGTAGGACAGGAAGCAACATATctgtgtgtgaccatgcccagaCCTGGCACGCTGCCACCCTCATCTGCAGGG AGGTTAAGCCACCCATCAGTAAAGTGGAGGTGTTTAACGAGAGCTGCCTGCGGTGGAAGGCTGAGATGAATGGTGGAAACCAGGAACACTACACC GTTCAGTTTGTGGGATCCAGGGCTTATCAGAAGGCATTCCAGGACAAACAGATGCTGGTCTTCAAATCAGGAGCTAACAGACCTGAACTCTGTATGAACCTGCTGCCAGGAACCAACTActccataaacatcacagcaCAGACTGCAAATTTCTCACTCACCGTCTCCGCCAACACCAGTATACAAG CTCCTCCAGTCCCTCATGTCACCTTCAGAGATGTAGAAGGTTCCTGTCCTACCCTTGGACTCCACAGGACCATCCACCCACAGGATGCAATTAG TGTGTACCAGGTTTTCGTGCTGCTGCTTGAGGGGAAGGTTGTGTTTGACTGCTCCTCTCCGCGCACTCCACACTTTTACGGCTGCCGGGAGCCGTGCCAGGAGTACATAACGGCAGAGGTCCAGCTGGCTGCAACTGGAAGAAAGCTTTTCTTCACTGTGGGGGACCAGCAGTGGTATGGGGGGTACTACAATGCCCCCCTGGAGAATGGCAAAGACTACTACATAATACTGCGTGCCGTCAGTCAGTGGGCAGGG GTCAGAAAGCAGTACTGTGTAATCTGGGCAAAAGTCAAGG GTGCATCCTACATCATTGAATCAGTGACTCTCTTAACTGGGGGATCCATTGGATTGGTTGCATTCATAGTACTTCTGGGATATTCATATACCTG GTACTGTAAGAAGCAATAA
- the susd1 gene encoding sushi domain-containing protein 1 isoform X27, with translation MRKDRMFWSTAALSMVFLIHFGFTISTVGMQGVDVCATCHINATCEEKADGHKVCNCMYGFVGNGRTHCQDKDECQIGANKICGNHTACHNTYGSFYCTCLTGYHPSNNMATFIPNDGTFCDDIDECRVQGICGEGAHCSNVQGSFNCRCQVGYRLENGQEPFRPSHDKSHCTAVDCGPPRSAGRAILLSFTGTSYLSQAVFGCSEGFRWKSGNTAAVCGAERVWEGPSLVCEEIKCGDPPVLPHATHQWNGSTAVGTKVEYLCNEGLRPVGGEHTSICGGRGTWTNVTLQCKEVDCGEPPSFPHAAMLWNQSSRVGAQVHYQCCAGFYNAGKGNVSLCTADGYWDPVNILCQEVDCGEPPSLPHAAMLWNQSSRVGAQVHYQCRAGFYNAGKGNVSLCTAGGYWDPVDILCQEVDCGEPPSFPHAAMLWNQSSRVGAQVHYQCRVGFYNAGKGNVSLCTADGYWDPVDILCQALCGPAPQLLHAVVEWQNGTVAVHRCQDGYRSRTGSNISVCDHAQTWHAATLICREVKPPISKVEVFNESCLRWKAEMNGGNQEHYTVQFVGSRAYQKAFQDKQMLVFKSGANRPELCMNLLPGTNYSINITAQTANFSLTVSANTSIQAPPVPHVTFRDVEGSCPTLGLHRTIHPQDAISVYQVFVLLLEGKVVFDCSSPRTPHFYGCREPCQEYITAEVQLAATGRKLFFTVGDQQWYGGYYNAPLENGKDYYIILRAVSQWAGVRKQYCVIWAKVKGASYIIESVTLLTGGSIGLVAFIVLLGYSYTWYCKKQ, from the exons ATGAGGAAGGACAGAATGTTCTGGAGCACAGCAGCACTGAGCATGGTATTCCTTATCCACTTCGGCTTTACCATCTCCACAG TGGGGATGCAAGGTGTGGACGTGTGTGCCACATGTCACATCAATGCCACGTGTGAAGAGAAGGCTGACGGCCACAAAGTCTGCAACTGCATGTATGGCTTTGTGGGAAATGGACGGACGCACTGTCAAG ATAAGGATGAGTGCCAGATTGGAGCCAATAAAATTTGTGGGAATCACACGGCCTGCCACAACACCTATGGCAGTTTCTACTGCACCTGTCTGACTGGCTACCACCCCTCCAACAACATGGCAACCTTCATTCCAAACGACGGCACCTTCTGCGATG ATATTGATGAGTGTCGGGTGCAGGGGATTTGCGGAGAGGGTGCACATTGCAGCAATGTTCAGGGTAGTTTTAACTGCCGATGCCAGGTTGGATACCGACTCGAGAATGGACAGGAACCCTTCCGGCCCAGCCATGACAAATCACACTGCACAG CTGTCGACTGTGGGCCGCCTCGAAGCGCTGGCCGCGCCATCCTGCTCTCATTCACGGGAACAAGCTACCTTAGCCAGGCTGTGTTTGGCTGTTCGGAAGGATTCCGCTGGAAGAGCGGGAACACAGCAGCAGTTTGTGGAGCTGAAAGAGTGTGGGAAGGCCCCAGCCTGGTGTGTGAAG AGATTAAGTGTGGAGATCCACCAGTGTTACCCCATGCTACCCACCAGTGGAATGGCAGCACAGCTGTGGGCACCAAGGTGGAGTATCTCTGTAATGAAGGCTTACGGCCTGTGGGTGGAGAACACACGTCAATCTGTGGAGGACGTGGTACATGGACAAATGTGACTCTCCAGTGCAAAG AGGTTGACTGTGGTGAGCCCCCCTCATTTCCCCATGCTGCTATGTTGTGGAATCAGAGCAGCAGGGTTGGTGCTCAGGTGCACTACCAGTGCTGTGCTGGATTTTATAATGCGGGGAAAGGCAATGTCTCACTGTGTACTGCTGACGGTTACTGGGATCCTGTAAATATACTCTGCCAAG AGGTTGACTGTGGTGAGCCCCCCTCATTGCCCCATGCTGCTATGTTGTGGAATCAGAGCAGTAGGGTTGGTGCTCAGGTGCACTACCAGTGCCGTGCTGGATTTTATAATGCAGGGAAAGGCAATGTCTCACTGTGTACTGCTGGCGGTTACTGGGATCCCGTAGATATACTCTGCCAAG AGGTTGACTGTGGTGAGCCCCCCTCATTTCCCCATGCTGCTATGTTGTGGAATCAGAGCAGCAGGGTTGGTGCTCAGGTGCACTACCAGTGCCGTGTTGGATTTTACAATGCGGGGAAAGGCAATGTCTCACTGTGTACTGCTGACGGTTACTGGGATCCCGTAGATATACTCTGCCAAG CACTGTGTGGTCCTGCTCCCCAGTTGCTCCACGCTGTGGTGGAGTGGCAAAATGGCACAGTGGCGGTACATCGTTGTCAGGATGGATACCGCAGTAGGACAGGAAGCAACATATctgtgtgtgaccatgcccagaCCTGGCACGCTGCCACCCTCATCTGCAGGG AGGTTAAGCCACCCATCAGTAAAGTGGAGGTGTTTAACGAGAGCTGCCTGCGGTGGAAGGCTGAGATGAATGGTGGAAACCAGGAACACTACACC GTTCAGTTTGTGGGATCCAGGGCTTATCAGAAGGCATTCCAGGACAAACAGATGCTGGTCTTCAAATCAGGAGCTAACAGACCTGAACTCTGTATGAACCTGCTGCCAGGAACCAACTActccataaacatcacagcaCAGACTGCAAATTTCTCACTCACCGTCTCCGCCAACACCAGTATACAAG CTCCTCCAGTCCCTCATGTCACCTTCAGAGATGTAGAAGGTTCCTGTCCTACCCTTGGACTCCACAGGACCATCCACCCACAGGATGCAATTAG TGTGTACCAGGTTTTCGTGCTGCTGCTTGAGGGGAAGGTTGTGTTTGACTGCTCCTCTCCGCGCACTCCACACTTTTACGGCTGCCGGGAGCCGTGCCAGGAGTACATAACGGCAGAGGTCCAGCTGGCTGCAACTGGAAGAAAGCTTTTCTTCACTGTGGGGGACCAGCAGTGGTATGGGGGGTACTACAATGCCCCCCTGGAGAATGGCAAAGACTACTACATAATACTGCGTGCCGTCAGTCAGTGGGCAGGG GTCAGAAAGCAGTACTGTGTAATCTGGGCAAAAGTCAAGG GTGCATCCTACATCATTGAATCAGTGACTCTCTTAACTGGGGGATCCATTGGATTGGTTGCATTCATAGTACTTCTGGGATATTCATATACCTG GTACTGTAAGAAGCAATAA